A single region of the Rathayibacter rathayi genome encodes:
- a CDS encoding DUF6966 domain-containing protein: protein MNVEALRETLEALERVFISAESAFWTRIMHAWVDELASSQTPADISRLAREIIHMYGGMGTFNDVLIYTNGTYPRDLNEELDLLRGELYEIALTLA from the coding sequence ATGAATGTTGAAGCATTGCGAGAAACGCTCGAGGCGTTGGAGCGAGTCTTCATTAGTGCGGAAAGTGCTTTCTGGACCAGGATCATGCATGCCTGGGTCGACGAATTGGCAAGTTCTCAGACCCCAGCAGACATCAGTCGTCTGGCGCGGGAGATTATCCACATGTACGGCGGGATGGGAACCTTCAACGACGTTCTGATCTACACAAATGGGACATACCCTCGAGACCTCAATGAGGAGCTTGACCTACTACGTGGCGAACTGTACGAGATAGCACTAACTCTTGCCTAG
- a CDS encoding DUF6531 domain-containing protein, whose translation MADLGAIEENVVFSHATAEQLTGAVRSAAASIEGQSGSRAALVTAASAEFRGWFAELFAENARVASADASELVGRLREVGDAVQQLAREALAEQKRRLVAREWKRQQDARNLLEHLHDGLFGEEEPPVGPPATPPCVSVDPPPISGRQNPLPGGGGGAGGGTTSARPEDLRSFADSSRTANEELRGALASVRGWLAEFTASCRWGALAADAVATGFEQWLSANDQDATWAGTIAEAFAAAGGEGSVIALPDAALAVALTSAGVSLVRQDLIIAPPQAFGAPPTTGYADDPVNTATGNFLETEVDLGFAGGNAALRFARTYNSLDDRGGAFGRGWSSEAEVRLRLADDGATLVRADGRETVFPRRDDGWDRADGENLWLDRVGELLVVSDNAGSRWEFSAAGVWRASSTGAGTRVSGERDAEGRLSALQHERGRRIDVVWAEERIAALCASDGRRVDFEYESGLLVSATGPAGTRRYGWSEAGLLESVTDTAGVAEVRNRYDSRRRVVAQTSPFGRTTRFAYLPGRITVASDEDGTRANSWVADARGRLVGVLDPAGRRQSMSFDGHGNLVSATERDGATTVHAYDARGHRLRSKTPSGADVTVGWDEHDRVMTVVAESGAVTHYDYADDADRNPSLVVDPEGGRTALEWTDGLLTEIVDPVGVRLRFGYDRFGDLIATTDADGGTARLERDEAGRVVAAVTPSGAVTRFRYDPAGRLLSTRDALGATWRYEYDTGGRRIAVVDPLGARTTVEHGEHGAPVTTVDPLGRAVSRVLDDVGHVSETILPDGSSWHFGHDALSRLTETVDPSGGVWRREHNATGALTATIDPTGVRRGLHHEPQSLRIDDGGAQQLSRFDALGRVVRVEEQDETVALASYDLCGRPVELVDGEGSVTVLRRDAAGRVVERVSPTGAVTVFEYDDCGRPSAVVDPFGARTEIGYDRDSRRVRTVLPTGEVERIEYDAVGRVVRRSLPGLGTARFSYDALGRVVRVSDPWTGRRRFRYDAAGQLIEAVDGLGGVTRFEYDERGRNTVITDPMGGVIRRRFDASDRAVEVIDPLGRSTTAGYDAAGRQIWQRDRDGSRWERHYDSDGREKSFMIDGRVVSETLRDIRGRALRITDHTAPEGPVEHELRWNRRGQLIERRRGGRGVSWEYDADGSRSAVVHPDGRRTEYERDARGLVTAVAHPGLGHATFGYDRSGRLVRSSAGALAQEWVFRDGALVEHRHYGGGRPATTVLERDEDGRLSAVSGPDGSIAYRYDDAHQLIAAIPESGDAREWSYDAAGRLVRERVGGMVHSRHYDAGGQLTAAESSDGSRVEYVHDGLGRRLREVSSDGTERSYAWSAMGSLASVSHAQAGSAPRTTAVWVDVLGDLASVDGTDVWWDDASGAPDLLAVGDSPVLRTPGGVTGIGDHWNDPGWRPERSTTAHDPWNPTAATPIADGVGLTPAGALTFAGLEWMGHRAYDPTTRGFLSTDPLPPTWGAAWSGNPYSFAGNDPVHALDPTGLSPITDAQLQAYRDGNNGALAATGDWFAHNWEYIAGAGMIIAGGLLMYTGIGGPIGLGLIGAGADTIIQKATTGSVNWAQTALTAVAGGVGGGIAAARLGALGIEGAQAAIAISAASGASGGGAGSAYTYATSPGPHTTGDFIGATAAGAFTGAALGAAGGTIGGGLSSATSKLGTRLPTSAASFDITAPPLPRIIADTFVGSRYTSSQLTEPTILFRAGSFEKGPFGQYWTETPPFSVLQSRIDRALPPVWSTGESADLDAGFAVRFPAGTTIHSGEIANQGGIYMGGTTQHVIIKPWFIDGVEVLGYWGLK comes from the coding sequence GTGGCAGATCTGGGCGCGATCGAGGAGAACGTCGTCTTCAGTCATGCGACGGCAGAACAGCTGACCGGCGCGGTCCGCTCCGCCGCTGCCTCGATCGAGGGCCAGTCGGGGTCGCGGGCCGCCCTCGTCACGGCGGCGAGCGCCGAGTTCCGCGGCTGGTTCGCCGAGCTGTTCGCAGAGAACGCGCGAGTGGCGTCGGCGGATGCGAGCGAGCTCGTCGGCCGCCTGCGCGAGGTGGGGGACGCGGTGCAGCAGCTCGCACGCGAGGCGCTCGCCGAGCAGAAGCGGCGCCTCGTCGCGCGAGAGTGGAAGCGCCAGCAGGACGCGCGGAACCTGCTCGAGCATCTGCACGACGGCCTGTTCGGCGAGGAGGAGCCGCCCGTGGGTCCGCCGGCGACACCCCCGTGCGTCAGTGTCGATCCACCACCGATCAGCGGCCGGCAGAATCCCCTCCCCGGCGGCGGCGGCGGAGCGGGCGGAGGCACCACCTCGGCCCGTCCGGAGGACCTCCGCTCGTTCGCCGATTCGTCGAGGACCGCGAACGAGGAGCTGCGGGGCGCGCTCGCGTCCGTCCGCGGCTGGCTCGCCGAGTTCACCGCCTCCTGCCGATGGGGTGCCCTCGCGGCCGACGCGGTGGCGACCGGCTTCGAGCAGTGGCTGAGCGCGAACGACCAGGACGCGACCTGGGCCGGCACGATCGCCGAGGCCTTCGCAGCGGCCGGCGGTGAGGGAAGCGTCATCGCGCTTCCGGACGCGGCGCTCGCGGTCGCCCTCACCTCGGCCGGCGTGTCACTCGTGCGTCAAGACCTCATCATCGCTCCGCCGCAAGCGTTCGGCGCTCCGCCGACGACCGGTTACGCCGACGATCCCGTCAATACGGCCACGGGTAACTTCCTCGAGACCGAGGTCGATCTCGGCTTCGCCGGCGGCAACGCTGCGTTGCGCTTCGCCCGCACCTACAACTCCTTGGACGACCGGGGCGGCGCATTCGGGCGCGGCTGGTCCTCTGAGGCCGAGGTGCGCCTGCGGCTGGCGGACGACGGCGCGACCCTCGTGCGTGCCGACGGTCGGGAGACGGTGTTCCCACGGCGGGACGACGGCTGGGATCGGGCCGACGGCGAGAACCTCTGGCTCGATCGGGTCGGTGAGCTCCTCGTCGTCTCCGACAACGCCGGGAGCCGCTGGGAGTTCTCGGCGGCCGGGGTCTGGCGCGCCTCGAGCACCGGGGCGGGAACGCGGGTGAGCGGCGAACGCGACGCCGAGGGCCGCCTCAGCGCCCTGCAGCACGAGCGGGGTCGACGCATCGACGTGGTCTGGGCCGAGGAGCGCATCGCCGCTCTTTGCGCGTCGGACGGGAGGCGGGTCGACTTCGAGTACGAGAGCGGGCTCCTGGTCTCCGCGACCGGCCCGGCCGGGACCCGCCGGTACGGCTGGAGCGAGGCCGGCCTGCTCGAGAGCGTGACCGACACGGCCGGCGTCGCTGAGGTCCGCAACCGCTACGACTCCCGTCGCCGGGTCGTCGCCCAGACCTCGCCGTTCGGCCGCACCACCCGATTCGCGTACCTTCCCGGGCGGATCACCGTCGCCTCCGACGAGGACGGCACGCGGGCGAACAGCTGGGTCGCCGACGCTCGTGGACGCCTGGTCGGAGTACTCGACCCGGCGGGTCGGCGGCAGTCGATGAGCTTCGACGGGCACGGGAACCTCGTCTCCGCGACCGAGCGCGACGGGGCGACGACGGTCCACGCCTACGATGCGCGCGGTCACCGCCTCCGCTCGAAGACCCCCTCCGGCGCGGACGTCACCGTCGGCTGGGACGAGCACGACCGCGTGATGACGGTCGTCGCGGAGTCCGGCGCCGTGACGCACTACGACTACGCGGACGACGCCGACCGGAACCCGAGCCTCGTCGTTGATCCCGAGGGCGGACGAACGGCACTGGAGTGGACCGACGGACTGCTCACCGAGATCGTCGATCCCGTCGGCGTGCGCCTCCGCTTCGGCTACGACCGGTTCGGCGACCTGATCGCCACCACGGACGCCGACGGCGGGACCGCCCGGCTGGAGCGGGACGAGGCGGGCCGGGTCGTCGCCGCGGTCACCCCCTCCGGAGCCGTGACCCGCTTCCGCTACGACCCGGCGGGTCGGCTCCTCTCGACGCGCGACGCCCTCGGCGCGACCTGGCGCTACGAGTACGACACCGGCGGGCGCCGCATCGCCGTCGTCGACCCGCTCGGCGCTCGCACCACCGTCGAGCACGGCGAGCACGGCGCACCCGTCACCACCGTCGATCCTCTGGGACGAGCGGTGTCCCGCGTCCTCGACGACGTCGGCCACGTCAGTGAGACGATCCTGCCGGACGGCTCCTCCTGGCATTTCGGCCACGACGCCCTCTCCCGACTGACCGAGACGGTCGACCCCAGCGGAGGCGTGTGGCGCCGCGAGCACAACGCGACCGGCGCCCTGACAGCCACCATCGACCCCACCGGCGTCCGGCGCGGCCTCCACCACGAACCGCAGTCGCTCCGGATCGACGACGGCGGCGCGCAGCAGCTCAGCCGCTTCGATGCGCTCGGCCGCGTCGTCCGCGTCGAGGAGCAGGACGAGACCGTCGCGCTCGCCTCCTACGACCTCTGCGGACGACCGGTCGAACTGGTCGACGGCGAAGGCTCCGTCACGGTTCTGCGCCGGGACGCGGCCGGGAGAGTCGTCGAGCGCGTCTCCCCCACCGGTGCCGTGACTGTCTTCGAGTACGACGACTGCGGTCGACCGTCCGCCGTCGTCGATCCGTTCGGCGCCCGCACCGAGATCGGATACGACCGCGACTCGCGCCGCGTGCGGACCGTGCTGCCCACGGGCGAGGTCGAGCGCATCGAGTACGACGCCGTCGGCCGCGTCGTCCGGCGCTCGCTCCCCGGCCTCGGGACGGCCCGGTTCAGCTACGACGCCCTCGGGCGGGTGGTCCGCGTCAGCGACCCGTGGACAGGCAGGCGACGGTTCCGCTACGACGCGGCGGGTCAGCTGATCGAGGCAGTCGACGGGCTCGGCGGGGTGACCCGCTTCGAATACGACGAGCGCGGCCGCAACACCGTCATCACCGACCCGATGGGGGGCGTGATCCGTCGGCGCTTCGATGCCTCCGATCGGGCAGTCGAGGTGATAGATCCGCTTGGCCGCTCGACAACCGCCGGCTATGACGCCGCGGGCCGTCAGATCTGGCAGCGGGATCGGGACGGGTCGCGCTGGGAGCGGCACTACGACTCCGATGGCCGCGAGAAGAGCTTCATGATCGACGGCCGCGTCGTCTCCGAGACGCTCCGCGACATCCGTGGCCGCGCCCTCCGCATCACCGACCACACCGCCCCCGAGGGGCCGGTCGAGCACGAGCTGAGATGGAACCGGCGCGGCCAGCTCATCGAGCGCCGCCGCGGTGGCCGCGGAGTCTCGTGGGAGTACGACGCCGACGGCTCGCGCAGCGCCGTCGTGCATCCCGACGGTCGCCGCACCGAATACGAGCGCGACGCCCGCGGGCTGGTCACCGCCGTCGCGCATCCGGGCCTGGGCCATGCGACCTTCGGCTACGACCGCTCCGGCCGCCTGGTGCGCTCTTCCGCGGGCGCCCTCGCTCAGGAGTGGGTCTTCCGCGACGGCGCGCTCGTCGAGCACCGCCACTACGGCGGCGGTCGCCCCGCCACCACGGTTCTGGAACGCGACGAGGACGGACGTCTCAGCGCAGTGAGCGGACCGGATGGCTCCATCGCTTACCGATACGACGACGCGCACCAGCTGATCGCAGCGATACCCGAATCGGGGGACGCCCGCGAGTGGAGCTACGACGCGGCCGGACGCCTCGTCCGAGAGCGGGTGGGCGGGATGGTGCACTCCCGACACTACGACGCGGGCGGCCAACTGACCGCGGCGGAGTCGAGCGACGGCTCCCGGGTGGAGTACGTGCACGACGGGCTCGGTCGTCGCCTCCGCGAGGTCTCCTCCGACGGTACGGAGCGCAGCTACGCGTGGTCTGCGATGGGCAGCCTGGCGTCGGTCTCGCACGCGCAGGCGGGCTCCGCGCCGCGCACCACCGCAGTCTGGGTGGACGTGCTCGGCGACCTCGCTTCCGTCGACGGCACCGACGTGTGGTGGGACGACGCGAGCGGCGCCCCCGACCTGCTCGCCGTCGGCGACTCGCCCGTCCTGCGCACCCCGGGCGGCGTCACCGGCATCGGCGACCACTGGAACGACCCAGGCTGGCGCCCCGAACGCTCCACCACCGCCCACGACCCGTGGAACCCCACCGCCGCCACCCCCATCGCCGACGGCGTCGGCCTCACCCCCGCCGGCGCCCTCACCTTCGCCGGACTCGAATGGATGGGGCACCGCGCCTACGACCCCACCACCCGCGGATTCCTCTCCACCGACCCCCTACCACCCACCTGGGGCGCGGCCTGGTCCGGGAACCCATACTCCTTCGCCGGCAACGACCCCGTCCACGCACTCGACCCCACAGGTCTAAGCCCCATCACCGACGCGCAATTGCAGGCCTACCGCGACGGAAACAACGGGGCCCTCGCCGCAACCGGCGACTGGTTCGCCCACAACTGGGAATACATCGCCGGCGCCGGGATGATCATCGCGGGCGGCCTCCTGATGTACACGGGAATCGGCGGCCCCATCGGCCTGGGCCTGATCGGCGCCGGAGCCGACACCATCATCCAAAAAGCCACCACCGGCTCCGTCAACTGGGCGCAAACCGCACTCACCGCCGTAGCGGGCGGAGTCGGCGGCGGCATCGCCGCCGCCCGCCTCGGCGCCCTCGGCATTGAAGGAGCCCAAGCCGCCATCGCCATCAGCGCCGCATCCGGCGCCTCCGGCGGCGGAGCAGGAAGCGCCTACACCTACGCCACCAGCCCCGGACCCCACACCACCGGGGACTTCATCGGAGCCACCGCAGCCGGCGCCTTCACCGGCGCCGCCCTCGGCGCCGCAGGCGGAACCATCGGCGGAGGACTCTCCAGCGCAACATCCAAGCTCGGCACCCGCTTGCCCACTAGTGCGGCGTCATTCGACATCACCGCACCCCCATTGCCCCGGATTATCGCCGATACCTTCGTCGGCTCCCGCTACACCTCATCGCAATTAACCGAGCCAACTATACTTTTCCGCGCCGGATCATTTGAAAAGGGACCATTTGGGCAGTATTGGACCGAAACTCCGCCTTTCAGCGTGCTTCAATCTCGAATCGATCGAGCCCTGCCGCCCGTCTGGTCGACAGGGGAATCGGCAGACCTAGATGCCGGATTTGCCGTCCGTTTTCCTGCTGGGACTACAATCCACTCAGGCGAAATAGCTAATCAAGGAGGAATCTACATGGGAGGCACGACGCAGCACGTCATCATAAAACCTTGGTTCATAGATGGCGTAGAAGTTCTCGGCTATTGGGGACTCAAATGA
- the efp gene encoding elongation factor P — protein sequence MASTTDIKNGTVLSIDGQLWNVIDFQHVKPGKGGAFVRTKMKNVLTGKVVDKTFNAGAKIDTANVDRRDFQYLYRDGADFVFMDTSDYDQITVPEAVVGDAANFMLENQNVTLALHDGDPLYIDLPASVVLEITYTEPGLQGDRSTGGTKPATVETGYQIQVPLFLEQGTKVKVDTRTGDYLGRVS from the coding sequence ATGGCCTCTACCACCGACATCAAGAACGGCACCGTCCTCAGCATTGACGGCCAGCTCTGGAACGTCATCGACTTCCAGCACGTCAAGCCGGGCAAGGGCGGCGCCTTCGTCCGCACCAAGATGAAGAACGTCCTCACCGGCAAGGTCGTCGACAAGACGTTCAACGCGGGCGCGAAGATCGACACGGCCAATGTCGACCGCCGCGACTTCCAGTACCTCTACCGCGACGGCGCGGACTTCGTCTTCATGGACACCAGCGACTACGACCAGATCACCGTCCCCGAGGCGGTCGTGGGCGACGCGGCGAACTTCATGCTCGAGAACCAGAACGTGACTCTGGCCCTGCACGACGGCGACCCGCTGTACATCGACCTCCCCGCCTCCGTCGTGCTCGAGATCACCTACACGGAGCCGGGCCTGCAGGGCGACCGCTCGACCGGCGGCACCAAGCCCGCGACGGTGGAGACCGGCTACCAGATCCAGGTCCCGCTCTTCCTGGAGCAGGGCACGAAGGTCAAGGTCGACACCCGCACGGGTGACTACCTCGGCCGCGTCAGCTGA
- the nusB gene encoding transcription antitermination factor NusB yields the protein MSARTKARKRALDILYNADVRQISFAQSLRAEAERAANEPAREASWLYAREIVDGVIDHADEIDALIAQLAQGWTLSRMPLVDRAILRIGVWEIVHNDEVPDGVAIAEAVEAATSLSTDDSAGFINGLLASVAESRATA from the coding sequence GTGAGTGCTCGCACGAAGGCGCGCAAGCGCGCTCTTGACATCCTCTACAACGCCGACGTTCGGCAGATCAGCTTCGCCCAGTCGCTGCGCGCCGAGGCGGAGCGGGCGGCGAACGAGCCGGCTCGTGAGGCCTCGTGGCTCTACGCCCGCGAGATCGTGGACGGCGTCATCGACCATGCGGACGAGATCGACGCGTTGATCGCGCAGCTCGCGCAGGGCTGGACACTGTCGCGGATGCCGCTGGTCGACCGGGCGATCCTGCGAATCGGCGTGTGGGAGATCGTGCACAACGACGAGGTGCCCGACGGTGTCGCCATCGCGGAGGCGGTCGAGGCGGCGACGTCGCTGTCGACGGACGACTCCGCCGGCTTCATCAACGGCCTGCTCGCCTCGGTCGCGGAGTCGCGCGCGACCGCGTGA
- the pyrR gene encoding bifunctional pyr operon transcriptional regulator/uracil phosphoribosyltransferase PyrR — translation MTARTVLNGADITRALTRIAHEILESNRGPESLVILGIPTRGVALAQRIAETIGRIEPDADPVFAGSLDVTMYRDDLSRHPVRTPARTAVPARIDGRTVVLVDDVLFSGRTIRAALDALSDIGRPRAVRLAALVDRGHRELPIRADFVGKNLPSSLSERINVRLVETDGEDLVAIESSDEEAPR, via the coding sequence GTGACGGCACGAACCGTGCTGAACGGCGCTGACATCACGCGTGCGCTCACGCGCATCGCTCACGAGATCCTCGAGTCGAACCGCGGCCCCGAGTCGCTGGTCATCCTCGGGATCCCCACCCGCGGCGTCGCCCTCGCGCAGCGCATCGCCGAGACGATCGGCCGGATCGAGCCGGACGCGGACCCCGTGTTCGCCGGATCCCTCGACGTGACGATGTACCGGGACGATCTCTCCCGGCACCCGGTGCGCACCCCGGCGCGGACCGCGGTCCCCGCCCGCATCGACGGCCGCACCGTCGTCCTCGTGGACGACGTCCTCTTCTCCGGCCGTACCATCCGCGCCGCCCTCGACGCCCTCAGCGACATCGGCCGCCCGCGCGCCGTCCGGCTGGCGGCGCTGGTCGACCGCGGCCACCGCGAGCTGCCCATCCGCGCCGACTTCGTGGGGAAGAACCTGCCGAGCAGCCTGAGCGAGCGGATCAACGTGCGCTTGGTCGAGACGGACGGCGAGGACCTGGTCGCCATCGAGTCGAGCGACGAGGAGGCCCCCCGGTGA
- a CDS encoding aspartate carbamoyltransferase catalytic subunit, whose translation MKHLLSTRDLDRASAIALLDIAEDMADVQNREVKKLPTLRGKTVVNLFFEDSTRTRISFEAAAKRLSADVINFSAKGSSVSKGESLKDTAQTLAAMGADGVVIRHSASGAPAVLAASGWIDASILNAGDGTHEHPTQALLDAFTIRRRLHGAAASRGKSLDGVAVTIVGDIVHSRVARSNVWLLRALGAEVTLVAPPTLVPVDTRDWPVTIRFDLDEAIDTGLPDVVMLLRIQLERMSSGFFPTGREYARIWGLDDERLARLGPDTIVMHPGPMNRGVEISSAAADSSRSTVLEQVTNGVSVRMAVLYLLLSGEREDHR comes from the coding sequence GTGAAGCACCTGCTCTCGACCCGCGACCTCGACCGCGCGAGCGCGATCGCCCTCCTCGACATCGCCGAGGACATGGCGGACGTGCAGAACCGCGAGGTCAAGAAGCTGCCGACTCTGCGGGGAAAGACCGTCGTCAACCTCTTCTTCGAGGACTCCACTCGCACCCGGATCTCGTTCGAGGCGGCGGCGAAGCGTCTCTCGGCCGATGTGATCAACTTCAGCGCGAAGGGTTCCAGCGTCTCGAAGGGTGAGAGCCTGAAGGACACCGCGCAGACCCTCGCGGCGATGGGCGCGGACGGTGTCGTCATCCGCCACAGCGCCTCGGGCGCGCCTGCGGTGCTGGCGGCGAGCGGCTGGATCGACGCGTCGATCCTGAACGCCGGCGACGGCACGCACGAGCACCCGACCCAGGCGCTCCTGGACGCCTTCACCATCCGGCGGCGCCTGCACGGAGCGGCCGCGTCGCGCGGTAAGAGCCTGGACGGCGTCGCGGTCACGATCGTCGGTGACATCGTGCACTCGCGGGTGGCGCGCTCGAATGTCTGGCTGCTGAGGGCCCTGGGCGCCGAGGTGACGCTGGTCGCGCCGCCGACGCTCGTGCCGGTGGACACCCGCGACTGGCCCGTGACCATCCGCTTCGACCTCGACGAGGCAATCGACACAGGACTACCCGACGTGGTGATGCTCCTGCGCATCCAGCTGGAGCGGATGTCGAGTGGGTTCTTCCCCACCGGACGCGAGTACGCGCGGATCTGGGGGCTCGACGACGAACGACTCGCCCGTCTGGGTCCCGATACCATCGTGATGCACCCCGGACCCATGAACAGGGGCGTCGAGATCTCCTCGGCCGCCGCCGATTCGAGCCGCTCCACGGTGCTCGAACAGGTCACGAACGGCGTGTCCGTCCGGATGGCCGTGCTCTACCTGCTGCTGTCCGGCGAACGGGAGGACCACCGATGA
- a CDS encoding dihydroorotase: MSTAPARSTAPTERILISGATLADESTADLLIDGGVIVEIGADLDSSGARVIDADGLLALPGLVDLHTHLREPGFEQSETILTGTRAAAAGGFTAVFAMANTSPVQDTAGVVEQVQSLGEDAGYATVRPIGAVTVGLAGESLAELGAMARSRAAVRVFSDDGKCVSDALLMRRALEYVKAFDGVVAQHAQEPRLTVGAQMNEGAVSSALGLQGWPAVAEEAIIARDVLLAEHVGSRLHVCHVSTAGSVDVLRWAKARGIDVTAEVTPHHLLLTEQAVAGQGGPSYDARFKVNPPLRRDEDVLALREALADGTIDIVATDHAPHPVEAKDCEWDAAAFGMVGLESALSVVHAAVVEDGRIGWSDVARVLSSAPARIGRLSGYENGLVVGAAANVVLYDPQARRRFSARDLRGRSGNSPYLGRELPGRVVATLHRGFPTVLDGELVDATLVAASAKASRG, encoded by the coding sequence ATGAGCACTGCCCCCGCACGAAGCACTGCCCCGACGGAGCGCATCCTGATCTCCGGGGCGACACTCGCCGACGAATCGACCGCCGACCTGCTGATCGACGGGGGCGTGATCGTCGAGATCGGCGCCGACCTCGACTCGAGTGGCGCGCGCGTGATCGACGCCGACGGCCTCCTGGCGCTGCCCGGACTGGTCGACCTGCACACTCACCTCCGTGAGCCCGGCTTCGAGCAGAGCGAGACGATCCTGACCGGTACCCGTGCCGCGGCCGCCGGCGGCTTCACCGCGGTCTTCGCGATGGCGAACACCTCGCCGGTGCAGGACACCGCCGGCGTCGTCGAGCAGGTGCAGAGTTTGGGCGAGGACGCCGGCTACGCGACGGTTCGGCCGATCGGCGCGGTCACCGTGGGCCTGGCGGGGGAGTCGCTCGCTGAGCTCGGCGCGATGGCCCGCAGCCGCGCGGCCGTGCGCGTCTTCTCGGACGATGGGAAGTGCGTCTCGGACGCGCTGCTGATGCGCCGCGCGCTCGAGTACGTCAAGGCGTTCGACGGGGTCGTCGCCCAGCACGCGCAGGAGCCGCGCCTCACCGTCGGCGCGCAGATGAATGAGGGAGCCGTGTCGAGCGCTCTCGGGCTCCAGGGGTGGCCGGCCGTCGCGGAGGAGGCGATCATCGCCCGCGATGTTCTCCTCGCCGAGCATGTCGGCTCGCGCCTGCACGTCTGCCACGTCTCGACCGCGGGCTCGGTGGACGTCCTCCGCTGGGCGAAGGCGCGCGGGATCGACGTGACGGCCGAGGTCACGCCGCACCACCTCCTCCTCACTGAGCAGGCCGTCGCCGGCCAGGGCGGCCCGAGCTACGACGCCCGCTTCAAGGTGAACCCGCCGCTGCGCCGCGACGAGGACGTGCTCGCCCTCCGCGAGGCCCTCGCCGACGGCACCATCGACATCGTCGCCACCGACCACGCGCCGCACCCGGTCGAGGCGAAGGACTGCGAGTGGGACGCCGCGGCGTTCGGCATGGTGGGCCTCGAGAGCGCGCTGAGCGTCGTGCACGCCGCCGTCGTCGAGGACGGCCGGATCGGCTGGAGCGACGTCGCACGGGTGCTCTCCTCCGCACCCGCCCGCATCGGCAGGCTGAGCGGATACGAGAACGGTCTGGTCGTCGGTGCCGCCGCGAACGTGGTGCTCTACGACCCGCAGGCGCGCCGCCGGTTCTCGGCGAGAGACCTGCGTGGCCGCAGCGGCAACTCCCCATACCTCGGCCGCGAGCTGCCGGGCCGGGTCGTTGCGACGCTGCACCGGGGCTTCCCGACCGTGCTCGACGGCGAGCTCGTCGACGCGACGCTCGTCGCTGCCTCCGCGAAGGCCTCCCGTGGATAG
- the carA gene encoding glutamine-hydrolyzing carbamoyl-phosphate synthase small subunit, whose amino-acid sequence MPTTRLSTQPTAVLVLEDGRRFLGQAYGARGRTLGEIVFATGMTGYQETLTDPSYAGQIVVQTAPHIGNTGTNDEDRESRRIWVAGYVVRDPSRVVSNFRAQRSLDDDLESDGIVGISAVDTRAITRHIRSAGSMRAGVFSGEDLALPEEEQLALVLGGRQMQGLNLSSAVSTNEQYTVPARGERVGSVAVIDLGVKTSTIHYLSERGFDVQVLPESVSAEQVLALDPSALFFSNGPGDPEASDRHVELLRTTLRADLPFFGICFGNQLLGRALGFGTYKLPFGHRGINQPVLDKLTGRVEITSQNHGFAVDAPIEGELNSPEGFGRVEVSHYSLNDSVVEGLRCLDIPAFSVQYHPEAAAGPHDSNHLFDRFRDMVVQRTAEQGATTTTTGEQK is encoded by the coding sequence GTGCCAACGACACGCCTCAGCACCCAACCCACCGCCGTCCTCGTCCTTGAGGACGGACGACGATTCCTGGGACAGGCCTACGGCGCCCGAGGCCGCACCCTGGGTGAGATCGTCTTCGCCACCGGCATGACCGGCTACCAGGAGACGCTGACCGACCCGAGCTACGCCGGCCAGATCGTCGTGCAGACCGCGCCGCACATCGGCAACACCGGGACCAACGACGAGGACAGGGAGTCGCGCCGCATCTGGGTCGCCGGCTACGTCGTCCGTGACCCCTCCCGCGTGGTCTCCAACTTCCGCGCGCAGCGCTCGCTCGATGACGACCTCGAGTCCGACGGCATCGTAGGCATTTCGGCCGTCGACACCCGGGCAATCACCCGCCACATCCGCTCGGCCGGTTCGATGCGGGCCGGCGTGTTCTCGGGCGAGGACCTCGCACTCCCGGAGGAGGAGCAGCTCGCGCTGGTCCTCGGCGGTCGGCAGATGCAGGGCCTCAACCTCTCCTCCGCCGTCTCGACCAACGAGCAGTACACGGTGCCCGCCCGCGGTGAGCGCGTCGGCTCGGTCGCGGTGATCGACCTGGGCGTGAAGACCTCGACGATCCACTACCTCTCGGAGCGCGGCTTCGACGTGCAGGTGCTGCCCGAGTCGGTGTCGGCGGAGCAGGTGCTCGCGTTGGATCCGTCGGCGCTGTTCTTCTCGAACGGCCCCGGCGACCCCGAGGCCTCGGACCGTCATGTCGAGCTGCTGCGCACCACCCTGCGCGCCGACCTCCCGTTCTTCGGGATCTGCTTCGGCAACCAGCTGCTCGGCCGCGCGCTCGGCTTCGGCACCTACAAGCTCCCGTTCGGCCACCGCGGGATCAATCAGCCCGTGCTCGACAAGCTCACCGGCCGCGTGGAGATCACCTCGCAGAACCACGGATTCGCCGTGGACGCGCCGATCGAGGGCGAGCTGAACTCGCCAGAGGGCTTCGGCCGCGTCGAGGTCAGCCACTACTCCCTCAACGACTCGGTCGTGGAGGGTCTGCGCTGCCTCGATATTCCCGCCTTCTCGGTGCAGTACCACCCCGAGGCGGCGGCCGGCCCGCACGACTCCAACCACCTCTTCGACCGCTTCCGCGACATGGTCGTACAGCGCACGGCTGAGCAGGGCGCCACCACCACCACCACGGGAGAGCAGAAGTAA